In Stutzerimonas stutzeri, a genomic segment contains:
- a CDS encoding AAA family ATPase: MDHREAIVALRQFLSTQILGQERLIERLLIALLADGHLLVEGAPGLAKTRAIKELAGGLEAEFHRIQFTPDLLPADITGTEIYRPETGSFVFQQGPIFHNLVLADEINRAPAKVQSALLEAMAERQVSVGRSTYDLSPLFLVMATQNPIEQEGTYPLPEAQLDRFLLHVKLGFPDASVERRILQQARGEAIHGETPPDHRVSQQAIFAARKEILGLYMADAVEEYLVQLVMATRTPAKFDAELAGWIAYGASPRGSISLDRCARAHAWLAGRDFVSPEDIQAMLFDVLRHRLILSFEAEAAGIDQDRVLQRILDVVAVA, from the coding sequence ATGGACCACCGTGAAGCAATAGTCGCTCTGCGACAGTTTCTTTCAACTCAGATTCTTGGCCAGGAACGGCTGATCGAGCGACTGCTGATTGCGTTGCTGGCCGACGGCCACCTACTCGTCGAAGGCGCTCCGGGCCTGGCCAAAACCCGCGCGATCAAGGAGTTGGCCGGAGGTCTAGAGGCCGAGTTTCACCGCATCCAGTTCACCCCGGACCTGCTGCCGGCTGACATCACTGGCACGGAAATCTATCGCCCGGAAACGGGCAGCTTCGTTTTTCAGCAGGGTCCTATCTTTCACAATCTTGTGCTGGCCGACGAAATCAACCGCGCCCCGGCAAAGGTTCAATCGGCGCTGCTCGAAGCCATGGCCGAACGCCAAGTCAGCGTGGGTCGCAGTACCTATGACCTGTCGCCGCTATTCCTTGTGATGGCCACGCAGAACCCCATCGAACAGGAAGGCACTTATCCGCTGCCCGAAGCCCAGCTCGATCGCTTCCTGCTGCATGTAAAGCTCGGATTCCCTGATGCTTCGGTGGAACGGCGGATTCTTCAGCAAGCCCGTGGCGAGGCCATTCACGGCGAAACACCGCCCGACCACCGTGTCTCGCAGCAGGCGATCTTCGCCGCGCGTAAGGAGATCCTTGGCCTGTACATGGCCGATGCGGTGGAGGAATACCTGGTGCAGTTGGTAATGGCGACCCGCACCCCCGCCAAATTCGATGCCGAGCTGGCCGGCTGGATCGCCTATGGCGCGAGCCCCCGTGGCTCGATCTCGCTGGATCGCTGTGCCCGCGCTCACGCCTGGCTGGCGGGACGCGATTTCGTCAGCCCGGAAGACATCCAGGCCATGCTGTTCGACGTGCTGCGCCATCGCCTGATTCTCTCGTTCGAAGCGGAAGCCGCCGGCATCGACCAGGATCGGGTATTGCAACGCATCCTCGATGTCGTGGCGGTGGCCTGA
- a CDS encoding NAD-glutamate dehydrogenase has protein sequence MAFFTAASKADFQQQLQVALAQHVDEKLLPQVGLFAEQFFGIVALPELTERRMTDLVGSTLASWRLLERFDPGSPEVHVFNPDYEKHGWQSTHSVVEVLHPDMPFLVDSVRMELTRRGYAIHTLQNSVLQVRRDADGSLLELLPKGSSGEGSEAESLIFVEIDRCASAAALRELEQSLHGVLADVRITVNDFPSMRAKAEEHYARLSTSQQQAGDEQLVEIMDFMRWLADNHFTFLGYEEFTVVDQGEGGRIVYDESSLLGLSRTLRTGLEERDQLIMPPALAYLRQPLLLSFAKAATPSRVHRPAYPDFVSIREFDEQGRVVKECRFLGLFTSSVYTQSVRRIPYIRSKVAEVVERSHFDNSAHLAKELIQVLEVLPRDELFQMTIDQLFDTAIAIVQIQERNKLRLFLRIDPYGRFCYCLAYVPRDSYSTETRLRIQQVLVDRLEASDCEFSTYFSESVLIRVQFLLRLDPNKQVQFDPVQLEREVVQACRTWQDDYSSVVVERFGEGQGTGILADFPKGFPAGYRERFTPHSAAVDMQHVLSLNEERPLVMSFYQPITAVENRLHCKLYHLNAPLPLSDMLPILENLGLRVLGEFPFRLRRKDGREYWIHDFAFTYAEGLEIDLMEINEPLQDAFIHIHNGQAENDAFNRLVLTAGLTWREVALLRAYGRYLKQIRMGFDLGYIASALVNHTDIARELVRLFKTRFYLARKLGEEDLADKQARLEQAIITALDDVAVLNEDRILRRYLALIKATLRTNFYQTDASGKPKSYFSFKLDPRSIPEMPRPAPKFEIFVYSPRVEGVHLRGGKVARGGLRWSDREEDYRTEVLGLVKAQQVKNAIIVPGGAKGGFVPRRLPSSGSRDEVLAEGIACYRIFISGLLDITDNLKDGKVVPPVNVLRYDEDDPYLVVAADKGTATFSDIANGIAAEYDFWLGDAFASGGSAGYDHKKMGITAKGAWVSVQRHFRERGIDVQRDPVSVIGIGDMAGDVFGNGLLMSETLQLVAAFNHLHIFIDPDPDAARSFIERKRLFDLPRSSWTDYDASLISAGGGVFPRSAKRIEITPQMKARFEIEADQLTPAELIHALLKAPVDLLWNGGIGTYVKSTSESHTDVGDKANDVLRVNGNELRAKVIGEGGNLGITQLGRVEYCLHGGAANTDFIDNAGGVNCSDHEVNIKILLNEIVGAGDMTGKQRDQLLFEMTDAVAELVLHDNYKQTQALSQAEHRAREGGGEYKRLISALEADGLLDRALEFLPADEALAERANLGKGLTRAELSVLISYSKIDLKDALLQSRVPDDAYLAREMESAFPQLLAEQYREAMLQHRLKREIVSTQIANDLINNMGITFVQRLREATGLSAANVAGAYVIVRDIFHLPHWFRQIEALDYKVPAELQLNLMEELMRLGRRATRWFLRNRRNELDAARDVGHFGPRVAALGLKLDSLLQGGTRELWQARYERYTEAGVPELLARMVAGTNHLYTLLPILEAADETGQPPAEVAAAYFAVGGALELPWYLQQITGLPVENNWQALAREGFRDDLDSQQRAITVSVLQMSDAPDDLDARVQLWMEQREYQVERWRRMLVELRGASSVDYAMYAVAGRELQDLALDSARR, from the coding sequence ATGGCGTTCTTTACAGCTGCCAGCAAAGCCGACTTTCAGCAACAACTGCAAGTGGCGTTGGCGCAGCATGTCGACGAAAAACTCCTGCCACAAGTGGGGCTTTTCGCCGAGCAATTCTTCGGGATCGTTGCGCTGCCCGAGCTCACCGAGCGGCGCATGACCGATCTTGTCGGTTCGACGCTGGCCAGTTGGCGTCTGCTGGAGCGGTTCGATCCGGGCAGTCCGGAAGTTCACGTGTTCAACCCTGATTATGAGAAACATGGATGGCAGTCGACCCATAGCGTGGTCGAGGTGTTGCATCCGGACATGCCGTTCCTGGTCGACTCGGTGCGCATGGAACTGACCCGCCGCGGCTACGCGATCCACACTCTGCAGAACAGCGTGCTGCAGGTCCGTCGGGATGCCGATGGCAGCCTGCTCGAATTATTGCCCAAAGGCAGTTCCGGCGAAGGCAGCGAGGCCGAGTCGCTGATATTCGTCGAGATCGATCGCTGTGCCAGCGCCGCTGCCTTGCGCGAACTGGAACAGTCGCTGCACGGCGTACTCGCCGATGTACGTATCACCGTAAACGATTTCCCGTCCATGAGGGCCAAGGCGGAGGAGCACTACGCCCGGCTGAGCACATCACAGCAGCAGGCCGGTGACGAGCAGCTGGTCGAGATCATGGATTTCATGCGCTGGCTCGCTGACAATCACTTCACCTTCCTCGGCTATGAGGAATTCACCGTGGTTGATCAGGGTGAGGGCGGTCGCATCGTCTATGACGAGTCTTCGCTGCTGGGATTGTCACGCACGCTGCGTACAGGCCTAGAGGAACGCGATCAACTGATCATGCCGCCGGCGCTGGCCTATCTGCGCCAGCCGCTGCTGCTGTCGTTCGCCAAGGCGGCGACGCCCAGCCGGGTGCATCGGCCGGCCTATCCGGATTTCGTCTCCATTCGGGAGTTCGACGAGCAGGGCCGTGTGGTCAAAGAGTGCCGCTTCCTCGGTCTGTTCACTTCTTCGGTCTACACCCAGAGCGTGCGCCGAATCCCCTATATCCGCAGTAAGGTTGCGGAAGTCGTGGAACGCTCCCATTTCGACAATTCGGCGCACCTGGCCAAGGAACTGATTCAGGTCCTTGAGGTGTTGCCGCGTGACGAGCTGTTCCAGATGACCATCGATCAGCTTTTCGACACGGCGATCGCCATCGTGCAGATTCAGGAGCGCAACAAGCTGCGTCTGTTCCTGCGCATCGATCCCTATGGCCGTTTCTGCTACTGCCTGGCCTACGTGCCGCGCGACAGCTATTCGACCGAAACCCGATTGCGTATTCAGCAGGTCCTGGTTGATCGGCTGGAAGCCAGCGACTGCGAATTTTCCACCTACTTCTCCGAATCCGTGTTGATCCGCGTGCAGTTCCTGCTGCGCCTGGATCCGAACAAGCAGGTCCAGTTCGATCCGGTGCAGCTGGAGCGGGAAGTGGTACAAGCCTGCCGCACCTGGCAGGACGATTACTCAAGCGTTGTGGTCGAACGTTTCGGCGAGGGGCAGGGGACCGGCATCCTCGCCGATTTCCCCAAGGGTTTCCCGGCCGGTTACCGCGAGCGCTTCACCCCGCATTCGGCTGCCGTCGACATGCAGCACGTGCTCAGCCTGAACGAAGAGCGCCCCCTGGTGATGAGCTTCTACCAGCCGATCACGGCGGTGGAAAATCGCCTGCACTGCAAGCTTTATCACCTAAATGCGCCGCTGCCGTTGTCGGACATGTTGCCTATTCTGGAAAACCTCGGCCTGCGGGTATTGGGTGAATTTCCATTCCGTCTGCGCCGCAAGGACGGCCGCGAATACTGGATTCACGATTTCGCCTTCACCTATGCCGAAGGTCTGGAAATCGACCTGATGGAAATCAATGAGCCGCTGCAGGATGCGTTCATTCATATCCACAATGGCCAGGCGGAAAACGATGCCTTCAATCGGCTGGTACTCACCGCCGGTCTGACCTGGCGCGAAGTGGCATTGCTGCGGGCCTACGGGCGATATCTCAAACAGATCCGCATGGGCTTCGACCTCGGTTACATTGCCAGCGCACTGGTCAATCACACCGATATCGCTCGGGAACTGGTGCGTTTGTTCAAGACTCGTTTCTACCTTGCCCGCAAACTCGGTGAAGAGGATCTCGCCGACAAGCAGGCACGGCTCGAGCAGGCGATCATCACCGCTCTGGATGATGTGGCGGTGCTCAATGAGGACCGCATCCTGCGCCGCTATCTGGCGCTGATCAAAGCGACCCTGCGAACCAACTTCTACCAGACCGACGCCAGCGGCAAACCGAAGAGCTACTTCAGCTTCAAGCTCGATCCGCGGTCGATTCCGGAAATGCCACGCCCGGCACCGAAGTTCGAGATCTTCGTCTACTCGCCGCGTGTCGAAGGCGTGCACTTGCGCGGCGGCAAGGTGGCGCGCGGCGGGCTGCGCTGGTCGGATCGTGAAGAGGACTACCGCACTGAAGTGCTCGGGCTGGTCAAGGCGCAGCAGGTGAAAAACGCCATCATCGTGCCGGGCGGGGCCAAAGGCGGTTTCGTACCGCGCCGGCTACCGAGCAGCGGCTCACGTGATGAGGTGCTGGCTGAAGGTATCGCCTGCTATCGGATCTTCATCAGTGGCTTGCTGGATATCACCGACAACCTGAAGGACGGCAAGGTCGTCCCGCCGGTAAACGTGCTGCGCTACGACGAGGACGATCCCTATCTCGTAGTCGCAGCCGACAAGGGCACCGCAACCTTCTCAGACATTGCCAACGGTATCGCCGCCGAGTATGACTTCTGGCTGGGCGATGCCTTTGCCTCCGGTGGCTCGGCGGGTTACGACCATAAGAAGATGGGGATCACCGCCAAGGGCGCCTGGGTGTCGGTACAGCGGCATTTCCGAGAACGCGGCATCGATGTCCAGCGCGACCCAGTCAGCGTGATCGGGATTGGCGACATGGCCGGCGATGTCTTCGGTAACGGCTTGCTGATGTCCGAAACCTTGCAGCTGGTAGCGGCCTTCAACCACCTGCACATCTTCATCGATCCTGATCCGGATGCGGCACGCAGCTTTATCGAGCGCAAGCGTCTGTTCGATCTGCCGCGTTCATCCTGGACCGATTACGATGCGTCGCTGATTTCGGCGGGTGGTGGTGTCTTCCCGCGCTCGGCCAAGCGCATCGAAATCACCCCGCAGATGAAGGCGCGCTTCGAGATCGAAGCGGACCAGCTCACTCCGGCCGAACTCATCCATGCGCTGCTCAAGGCTCCGGTGGATCTGCTCTGGAACGGTGGCATTGGCACCTACGTCAAGAGCACCTCCGAGAGTCACACCGATGTTGGCGACAAGGCCAACGACGTCTTGCGCGTTAACGGCAATGAGCTGCGAGCGAAAGTAATTGGCGAGGGCGGCAATCTGGGGATCACCCAGCTGGGGCGGGTTGAGTACTGCCTGCACGGCGGTGCGGCGAACACCGACTTCATCGATAACGCAGGCGGGGTCAACTGCTCTGACCACGAGGTCAATATCAAGATCCTGCTCAACGAGATCGTAGGCGCGGGCGACATGACTGGCAAGCAACGCGATCAGTTGCTGTTCGAGATGACCGACGCGGTGGCTGAGCTGGTGCTGCATGACAACTACAAGCAGACCCAGGCGCTGTCCCAGGCGGAGCACCGAGCCCGTGAGGGTGGTGGGGAATACAAGCGGCTAATCAGTGCGCTCGAAGCCGACGGGCTGCTGGACCGTGCGCTGGAATTCCTGCCCGCTGATGAAGCCCTGGCAGAGCGTGCGAACCTGGGCAAGGGGCTGACCCGCGCGGAGCTGTCGGTCCTCATCTCCTACAGCAAGATCGATCTGAAGGATGCGCTCCTGCAATCTCGCGTACCGGACGATGCCTATCTTGCGCGGGAGATGGAAAGTGCCTTCCCGCAATTGCTGGCAGAGCAGTATCGCGAGGCGATGCTGCAGCATCGCCTCAAACGCGAGATCGTCAGCACGCAGATCGCCAACGACTTGATCAACAATATGGGCATCACGTTCGTTCAGCGGCTCAGAGAGGCTACGGGCCTGAGCGCTGCGAACGTGGCGGGTGCCTACGTGATCGTGCGCGATATCTTTCATTTGCCGCACTGGTTCCGCCAGATCGAGGCGCTGGACTACAAGGTGCCGGCCGAACTGCAGCTCAATCTCATGGAAGAGCTCATGCGACTGGGGCGTCGCGCGACCCGCTGGTTCCTGCGCAACCGCCGCAACGAACTGGACGCGGCGCGCGACGTCGGGCACTTCGGCCCACGTGTCGCGGCGCTCGGGCTGAAGCTCGATTCGCTGTTGCAAGGTGGTACGCGCGAGCTTTGGCAGGCCCGATACGAGCGTTACACTGAAGCAGGTGTCCCCGAATTGCTGGCGCGAATGGTGGCCGGCACCAACCATCTGTATACGCTGCTGCCGATTCTGGAAGCTGCGGATGAAACCGGTCAGCCCCCGGCTGAGGTGGCCGCGGCTTATTTTGCCGTTGGCGGCGCGCTGGAGTTGCCTTGGTATCTGCAGCAGATCACCGGGCTGCCGGTCGAAAATAATTGGCAGGCACTGGCGCGGGAAGGCTTCCGCGATGATCTGGACAGCCAGCAGCGCGCCATCACCGTGTCGGTACTGCAGATGAGCGACGCGCCTGACGACCTGGACGCCCGGGTTCAGCTCTGGATGGAGCAACGGGAATATCAGGTCGAGCGCTGGCGGCGGATGCTGGTCGAGCTGAGAGGGGCCAGCAGCGTCGACTATGCGATGTATGCCGTCGCGGGGCGTGAGCTGCAGGACCTGGCGCTGGACAGCGCGCGACGTTAG
- a CDS encoding DUF2835 domain-containing protein: MPSLVLDIALPAEKLLAVYQGRANRILIKSREGTSVSLPAHHLRPFLTSEGVFGSFEMEFAPEGKLIRLRRLD; the protein is encoded by the coding sequence ATGCCAAGCCTCGTGCTGGATATTGCGCTGCCTGCAGAAAAATTGCTGGCTGTCTATCAGGGGCGCGCCAATCGTATCCTAATCAAGAGCCGGGAAGGGACGAGCGTCAGCTTGCCGGCACATCACCTGCGACCCTTTCTGACATCCGAGGGCGTATTTGGTTCATTCGAGATGGAATTTGCTCCGGAAGGCAAGCTGATTCGCTTGCGTCGCCTCGATTAG
- a CDS encoding DUF6685 family protein → MMNLPEPMPPVTSRIVKFAQRLGLTGKSPRQILERASQIQLPFAPLCEPAPSIFWHDGPCLQRFVDLPRSALSGPIQEDKAKARAALTRLVRREQSVHPALDLRQIDGLGGQGIDGTIYPTFEAFAATQACRQLRVISYKDFVRTITAALPDFQSQAPIELRQASWLGERIYWSGEHHAEAFACAIAYARLRGLEVSLPCELTDYRLDSAGLHALDSEYHAVTMPAQAWNDREFMGLLLDAKIPYARLTLLRNANNSELLLLDKRQSAAHALGEGLKLAGAPDLVRYLRDLPQITRFRLGNWTAQAD, encoded by the coding sequence ATGATGAATTTGCCCGAGCCGATGCCGCCCGTGACCTCCCGAATCGTCAAATTTGCCCAACGCCTCGGGCTGACTGGCAAATCGCCGCGCCAAATCCTTGAGCGCGCCAGCCAGATCCAACTGCCCTTCGCTCCGCTTTGCGAGCCGGCGCCGAGCATCTTCTGGCATGACGGGCCCTGCCTGCAGCGATTCGTCGACCTCCCCAGAAGCGCGCTTTCCGGTCCCATCCAGGAAGACAAGGCCAAAGCTCGCGCGGCCTTGACGCGGCTCGTGCGCCGGGAGCAAAGCGTCCATCCTGCACTCGATTTGCGGCAGATCGACGGGCTCGGCGGGCAAGGTATCGATGGAACGATCTATCCAACGTTCGAAGCCTTTGCCGCCACGCAAGCCTGCCGCCAGCTACGCGTGATCAGTTACAAAGATTTCGTGCGGACCATAACTGCCGCCCTGCCCGATTTTCAGTCCCAGGCGCCGATCGAGCTTCGTCAGGCCAGTTGGCTCGGCGAGCGCATTTACTGGTCAGGGGAGCATCATGCCGAAGCCTTCGCCTGTGCCATCGCCTATGCACGACTGCGGGGGCTCGAGGTGAGCCTGCCTTGCGAGCTAACCGACTACCGGCTCGATTCCGCTGGACTGCACGCGTTGGATAGTGAGTACCACGCCGTGACCATGCCGGCGCAAGCCTGGAATGATCGCGAGTTCATGGGCTTGCTGCTCGATGCCAAAATTCCTTATGCGCGCTTGACGCTGCTACGCAACGCCAACAACTCCGAGCTGCTTCTGCTGGACAAGCGGCAATCCGCCGCCCATGCCCTCGGCGAGGGGCTCAAGCTCGCCGGCGCGCCTGATCTGGTTCGCTATCTGCGCGACCTGCCGCAGATAACCCGATTTCGCCTCGGCAATTGGACGGCGCAAGCGGACTGA